The proteins below come from a single Leptospiraceae bacterium genomic window:
- a CDS encoding acyl-CoA desaturase — METHIKSQNTAGSKISLVAFTLISMTVLFVFTVPFTWGLFWLAFFSYFIRMFAITGVYHRYFSHNAYKTSRVMQFLLAWLGCMAQQKGPLWWAAHHRNHHKYSDTDKDLHSPRLTGFWNSHMLWFLKSDFNEYDEKIIKDYAKYPELVWLDKYHWIPPLLFSIVLGMISFPVLVYGYAVATFLLGHGTWTINSLSHVIGNVRFDSGDDSKNNWFLAIITMGEGWHNNHHYYRHSANQGFYWYEFDITYYILKLLSFTGLVWDLKKPPVHVLEEGMKLDALKKGKKEFKNLSGKWVPVRIPTTQTQS; from the coding sequence ATGGAAACTCATATTAAGTCACAAAATACAGCGGGTTCAAAGATTTCCTTGGTAGCATTTACCTTGATTTCAATGACAGTATTATTCGTATTTACAGTACCCTTTACTTGGGGTTTGTTTTGGTTAGCATTCTTTTCTTATTTTATTAGAATGTTTGCTATAACGGGAGTTTATCATAGATACTTTTCGCATAACGCATATAAAACATCTCGTGTGATGCAATTTCTTTTGGCTTGGCTTGGTTGTATGGCACAACAAAAAGGTCCTCTTTGGTGGGCGGCACATCACAGAAATCATCATAAATATTCCGATACGGATAAAGATTTACATTCTCCGAGACTGACTGGTTTTTGGAATTCACATATGCTTTGGTTTTTAAAGAGTGATTTCAATGAATATGACGAAAAAATTATTAAGGATTACGCAAAGTATCCGGAACTAGTTTGGTTAGATAAATACCACTGGATTCCGCCTTTATTGTTTTCGATTGTGCTAGGAATGATTAGTTTTCCTGTTCTTGTTTATGGATATGCAGTTGCAACTTTTTTACTCGGACACGGAACTTGGACAATCAATTCTCTTTCACACGTCATCGGCAATGTGCGATTTGACTCTGGAGACGATAGTAAGAATAATTGGTTTTTAGCGATTATCACAATGGGCGAAGGTTGGCATAATAACCACCACTATTACAGACATTCTGCTAACCAAGGATTCTATTGGTATGAGTTTGATATTACCTATTATATTTTAAAACTTCTTAGTTTTACGGGACTCGTTTGGGATTTGAAAAAACCTCCAGTCCATGTATTAGAAGAAGGTATGAAATTAGATGCACTTAAAAAAGGGAAAAAGGAATTTAAAAATCTTTCTGGGAAATGGGTTCCTGTTCGTATCCCAACAACGCAAACTCAATCTTAG